The genomic region CTAATCTGAAGGAATCATTTCtcattttaaaggtgcattatgtagaaatgcagtgaaaatgacatcctgtggtaaaattgggttactgcaaccactttacacatctggagctttttgccggccggcGTGAAATTATTGTtggtgctgcagcattagctcgcaggagacatggcaaccccatactcactgatggtaaacagtggttatgcccctccttcctttgttttgaaaggagataaACTGACAACCCTTCTGCCAGCTggacaaccttccttccaaaatgaaacATTAGACTTTTTTGGGGATTTTCTCCctataaaattctcactatatttttACATGCTGCACCTTTAAATATAAGACATTTTTGAGCTTTTGTTGTGTTTTGGGCTTAGAAATGAGACAAGAGTCTCTTTTCGTGAATTCTGTGTACCTCTAACACCACCATATAACACAAGCTATGCCTTACCTGTAAGGAAGTTCACAGTGACCCAGGCGAGGACTCCTAAAACCACACGAACAAAAAAACACATCATCAGTCAACCTGCCTTAGAGGTGATCACAACGACAATAAAATGTGGCCCGAAGCAATAAAAGATCACTGACCTTCGTTGGCTCCATTCATGATTGAAACACTTTCATTTGGCACGTAGAAAGGTGATTCTTCAAACACTTCTTGTACCTGTGAAATTCATCagttttttaataaaaagttcaaagAACTTTGTGCTTTTCATGCTTCATGTACCGTTGATTTCTTTTTTCTTACGTTTTTGCTGTCGAGCACATAGAAATAGGATTTTTttggagggggggtggggggggtggaaaAACTGGATTTGTTTTAACCACTTCCTAAAGATCTTCGTTGTCTGAACTTGATGCGTTTTTAAGTGGCAGATAACTGAACCACAGACATGGCTGGAACAGCAGCCTGTATGATACTTAAAATGCCGAATAGGGTTGCTCCGCACAACCCAACAACAGCTGTTCTTCAGAACATGATAGCCACCAAATGGGCAGACTTGCTGCCTTTTCGTTTAGTGACACTTGTAAGCACTTAGTGGTTTTCTCATCCCGATCCTGGTGGGACGGCCAAACTGTCTGAGGGCAGAGTGAAAACGTGCCTCACCTCCTTCAGCAGGGCATTGGCCTTCTCTTCAGGCAGCAGACGCAGACCCGCCGTGGCCTTCAGGACCACAGGTGTCCGTTTCCACTCCTCCTCTGGCACAGTCTTCTTGGCAATTTTTAGTAACTGACGGATGGTGTTCCCTCCCTGCAACAGGAAAACCAAAATATGTTTCTTTGAGCAGTGCAGATGTATGCATCAGAGGGGAATGCATGGGGAAGCAGGAATTTTTGGAATTGCACATTGTTTGCATCACATGAACCCAACCCAAAAGCAAATCCAAGTGGTTTAGTGGTTCTCTGACATCGAGCAACTCCCTACTACCTGGAAAAAAAAGAAATGATTATTTCAATGGGCTTACATACCTCTTCAGGCTTGTCCTTGTATTCTGACAGTCCAGGTTTGATAGCATGGAACATTTCATTGTCCAGAACTGGAAGCTCAACTACAAAAAAAGTCACAAAAATGTCATTTAAACATTAAAGCTGAAACAAAAATGTATTTTGTTAGTGATTTATACACATTTTCTTCGTTTTTGCCCTTCGCCTACATCCAGACCCAGTTTGAAAGGTTTTACAGCTTTAATTTCCACAGTTGAGTTAGACAGACTAATTAAAAGTCCTCCATCTGCTACTTTTAGATTTGCTCATGCACTCAGAGTCCTGACACCACACAGTGAATGACCTAACAGCAACCAGAGTGGGAGTGCGCTGCaagtgcagagagagagagggagggagagagagcctTGCACCTACCGGGGTCTTTCTGAATGAACTTGTAGATGTGGATCCTGGTTCCGGTGCTGCCGGCATCAAACATGATCCCATAGAAAACGCGGCTTTGCCCGGGAGAGAAGGGCGCCTCGGCCGCGGTGTGATGGTGCATCTGATGGAGGAGATGGGAATCAGGTGCAGGATGCACCACTTCGGGTACCGGGTGGAAAGCCTCCGGGATCTGGTGGATGACGGGCGGCGCTGGGTGGAACACCTCGGGCACGCCAGACCGCGTGGCTTCAGGCGCCGGGTTGGAGGCGTCTGGGAGGAGGTTCTCTGTGTTGGCTGAGTGCTCCCGGTAGCGGTAGTGGGGGACGTAACGGTGGTGGCGGTAGTAGGTCGCCTCCGTGAAGAGGCTCCCGGCCAGAAGCCACACAGTGAGGATGATGGTCGGCGTGGTCATGGTGCTGAGAGCCCGAGAGGAGAGGGACGGCTGGGGTTCAGAGAGGATGCTGGAGGAGGCGGATGGAGGCAGAGTGGATGCAATGCTCACTCAGGACTGTCCGGCCATCTGATTACGGTATATAAAGACATAAGGGCTTGGCATGGAGCCATGCAGAGAGGAGCCATCCACCAATCCTGTTCCAGTCCATCCCAACTCCATCAGGAGTGCCCCCCTCCACCCTCCTGTGAGCTGAACTAAGCCTCATTACCTGCTGCAGCAGTTTTTTCCTTTCATATTTTAAAAGGTGGTTTATTTTGGTCTTCTCCTCCTCTTATTTACTGCTTATTCTAAAGCCAAAGAAAATTCCTTCATGAATGAAGAAAAATACTTTTTATGGATGTGAAAGAAATACATTTTCACTCTGATGAACTCAAAAGAAAAAATTCTTAAAATACTCCTTAATACTCATTTCCTATATTGGAGCTTGCCTCAGAAATTCCTTCATGCTGCTACTTTTTTGAACTTTTATAATTTGATAAGTGCTTATACTTAAGTTGTGTGATGCAGAATTTGCTGTTATAGCCCGTCTGATAAGATCTGGGCTTATAATTGCTGCATGCACTTTATGATTGTCCAATAATGTGTGACTTTATTTTAAAATTGCTGTTGCCCTGAAACTAATCCCACTttttcagaagaaaaaaaaagcctcTTTGCACTCGTATTAAATCCTCTTGTTGCTGTTTCATCAACCTTTTGAAAAATGCAAATCTGACTCACACTCCAGCTGGCATAAAAGGTTTAAAGAATGTCAGCAATCATCTCACTCCTACTCATTTCTCTGTTAACCACAGGATTTCCAAGGGAAAAATGTTTAGGCTGCACAGCACAAGAGAATGTATGAGAAGCATGAGTGGCAGTTTCTCCACTTTAGGTGGGAGTTTGGTGTGGCATCATGccgcagagcatcaactaatgcgTTCTCATGCAGGGTTGTAGTGCAGGATGGATGCAAAGGCATAGGATACCCCACAGTTGTGCAGGAGGGAGTTAAAAAGAGAAGAAAATCCCTGAAAGACCTTAAATGAACTGGGATTTGTACCCTGCTGTGATATTTTTCACCCACTTTGTATCAACAGAAAGATTTGGAAAAGAAGCCAAAAGAAGCATCCCAGGACAAATGACCCCATCTCAAACTTTTGTTTCAACTCGAGCGAAGTTCCGCCATAATGCTGCTGGTTTTCCCTGCCAGGAGGGGAAGGGGAGCGGAGGGGGGGCTGGAAGTCCACAGTGAGGACAATGTGGGGAGGGTGGGGCTTGGCACTAGTGTTCACCCATCATGCCATTCCACTCCCTGGACACTCAACTGTGCAAAGCACTGTTCCAACACTGTAATTTGGACTAAAAATATTGGACTTTCTTTCCTCCTTCCTTTTTTGTAAATACTGTGGCTACCTTTTTTTCGATCTTGCGGCTCACCAGAATGGTCGTTTGCCCCTATCAAAGTGTACATGTGCCGAGCCTCTCGCTGACTTGTGCTCAGATGTCCTGGTTTTTAACTTTGTATTAAagcattaatttaaaaaaatcaacagAAATATCCTGTTGGAAACATCAACTTTTTCATTTTTGAGTTCAATtaaaacttctttaaagtgtgtcCAGACAGATCCTAGACAGGGGCAGTCCTGAGGGGGAATTCAAGATGGGCCAGTGCCACCCTGACAGCAAGCTTGGAGCCCCCTGCTGAGGGCAATTCCTAAGCACTAATGAAGAAGTTCACAATGAAATGTTTGAtatttgttctttttgaaatacaatCGGTCGATCTATTTTCACATGCATGTGGAACGTAAAAACAGTCTTCTAGCACTACTTCCTGCATTGGCTGCCGATAGAAAAAAAACCAcatctcagaatcagaatcagaaaaaggtttattgccaatgtcagtgaacaaacaattcacaaactaggaacttgcttcggtactaacgtgctacatataacatgaataatataattaaaaatagaataaagtagaataaaatataataaactagcataaaactttgcaataaaaaaggcaggtaatggtaatatggccgataacgtgacgttatgtcaagtacagaagacgagcatggttgtgtgtttataagctgttcacaagtctaacggcagatggagagAAGCTGTTCTTCAATCTATCTCCCATTGTCAAGTTGCATTCATGGATGCACCCATTTTAGCTCAAGAATGCGGAAGGTTGTGTTGACTGTtgaagccaggagagagcagagcatgtctcagctagtagaagctaactgttagtgttagcaacttcacaacatagCAGAATTATTTCAGGCTAcagttacttgtggagataaaacatcagtattGTAATGCAAACTGAGGCAGTGGAAAAGTTGCATtactgctagccaatcagaggcgagatgtccgtctctcatcaataataataataataataataataataatgcattgaacttatatagcacttttctagacacccatagacgctttcacacactcacattcacacactgctagtgatgggaagctacttgtagccacagccgccctggggaggt from Nothobranchius furzeri strain GRZ-AD chromosome 18, NfurGRZ-RIMD1, whole genome shotgun sequence harbors:
- the entpd5a gene encoding ectonucleoside triphosphate diphosphohydrolase 5; this translates as MTTPTIILTVWLLAGSLFTEATYYRHHRYVPHYRYREHSANTENLLPDASNPAPEATRSGVPEVFHPAPPVIHQIPEAFHPVPEVVHPAPDSHLLHQMHHHTAAEAPFSPGQSRVFYGIMFDAGSTGTRIHIYKFIQKDPVELPVLDNEMFHAIKPGLSEYKDKPEEGGNTIRQLLKIAKKTVPEEEWKRTPVVLKATAGLRLLPEEKANALLKEVQEVFEESPFYVPNESVSIMNGANEGVLAWVTVNFLTGHLYSNTRRTVGILDLGGGSTQITFLPKSKKTIENAPPTFTARFNLFNNTYELYTHSYLGNGIVAARLMTLGALGADGLDWKVFTSSCLPKKFREEVTFAGSTYKVSGIPGGYAGYKLCYYEVQRVIKGIFHQPYEVKGSSIFYAFSHYFDRAVETGLVGNRGGAVEVRDFKKKAKEVCNKMTKYGAINPFLCMDMTYITCLLKEGFGFKESTMLQLAKKVNNVETSWALGATFDFFRNFNIH